From Roseisolibacter agri, a single genomic window includes:
- a CDS encoding sodium-translocating pyrophosphatase — MASSQSALLWLVLGISGAALLFAVFLSRWVLARDRGDAAMQRISNAIQEGAEAFLARQYKTIGLLSIVVAVLIYIGYAFFRPAETGADALPASTLALYTTLSFLLGAICSGFAGFMGMWVSIRTNIRTASAARSSLNAALQTALRGGAVSGLFTVAMSLIGVAGLFWILDAFAPAGITAEDWTRRIPFLIVGFGFGASFVALFAQLGGGIYTKAADVGADLVGKVEAGIPEDDPRNPAVIADLVGDNVGDCAGRGADLFESTAAENIGAMILGVLLFPFFGVRGVLFPLVVGAVGLIASIIGVMVVRTSGDEDPMSALNRGFYATSALVGIAFFFLCRWLLASPAAPDAWLNFFYCALIGLATAFAFVYITQYYTEYRYRPVLSIAEASQTGPATNIIAGLAVGMESTVLPVITVAIAIVGSYYLGQNSGLTDTAGNPVGGLFGTAVATMGMLGTAGYILAMDVFGPITDNAGGIVEMSEQPDSIREKTDRLDAVGNTTKALTKGYAIGSAALAAFLLFSAYLDEVRLLTGTELTVNISKPQVFVAGLLGAMLVFWFSSLAMTAVRKAAQSVITEVRRQFREMPGIMKGTQQPDYGRCVDIVTVGALKAMVFPGALVVCFPIIVGLVFKQFGIGAEAVAAFLMIATIAGILMAGFLNNGGGAWDNAKKYIETGSYGGKKSDAHKAAVVGDTVGDPFKDTAGPSLHVLVKLLSTITLVLAPLFI; from the coding sequence ATGGCCTCGTCGCAGTCCGCCTTGCTCTGGCTCGTGCTCGGCATCAGCGGTGCCGCCCTGCTGTTCGCCGTCTTCCTGTCGCGTTGGGTGCTCGCGCGCGACCGCGGCGACGCGGCGATGCAGCGCATCTCGAACGCCATCCAGGAAGGCGCCGAGGCGTTCCTCGCCCGGCAGTACAAGACGATCGGCCTGCTGTCGATCGTCGTGGCGGTGCTGATCTACATCGGCTACGCCTTCTTCCGGCCCGCCGAGACGGGTGCGGATGCGCTGCCGGCGAGCACGCTGGCGCTCTACACGACGCTGTCCTTCCTGCTCGGCGCGATCTGCTCCGGCTTCGCGGGCTTCATGGGCATGTGGGTGTCCATCCGCACGAACATCCGCACGGCGTCGGCGGCGCGCTCGTCGCTGAATGCGGCGCTGCAGACGGCGCTGCGCGGCGGCGCGGTCTCGGGGCTGTTCACCGTGGCGATGTCGCTCATCGGCGTGGCGGGGCTGTTCTGGATCCTCGACGCGTTCGCGCCCGCGGGCATCACGGCCGAGGACTGGACTCGCCGCATCCCCTTCCTGATCGTCGGCTTCGGCTTCGGCGCGTCGTTCGTCGCGCTGTTCGCGCAGCTCGGCGGCGGCATCTACACCAAGGCCGCCGACGTCGGCGCGGACCTCGTGGGCAAGGTCGAGGCGGGGATCCCCGAGGACGACCCGCGCAACCCGGCCGTGATCGCGGACCTCGTGGGCGACAACGTCGGCGACTGCGCCGGCCGCGGCGCGGACCTGTTCGAGTCGACGGCGGCCGAGAACATCGGCGCCATGATCCTGGGCGTGCTGCTCTTCCCGTTCTTCGGCGTGCGCGGCGTGCTCTTCCCGCTCGTCGTCGGCGCGGTGGGCCTCATCGCCTCCATCATCGGCGTGATGGTCGTGCGCACGAGCGGCGACGAGGACCCGATGTCGGCGCTGAACCGCGGCTTCTACGCCACGTCGGCGCTGGTCGGCATCGCGTTCTTCTTCCTCTGCCGCTGGCTGCTCGCGTCGCCGGCCGCGCCCGACGCGTGGCTGAACTTCTTCTACTGCGCGCTGATCGGCCTCGCGACCGCGTTCGCGTTCGTCTACATCACGCAGTACTACACCGAGTACCGCTACCGCCCGGTGCTGTCGATCGCGGAGGCCAGCCAGACGGGGCCCGCGACGAACATCATCGCCGGCCTCGCGGTCGGCATGGAGTCGACGGTGCTGCCCGTCATCACGGTCGCGATCGCGATCGTCGGCAGCTACTACCTCGGCCAGAACAGCGGGCTGACGGACACCGCGGGCAACCCGGTGGGCGGCCTGTTCGGCACCGCCGTCGCGACGATGGGCATGCTCGGCACCGCGGGCTACATCCTCGCGATGGACGTGTTCGGCCCGATCACGGACAACGCCGGCGGCATCGTCGAGATGTCGGAGCAGCCGGACTCGATCCGCGAGAAGACCGACCGCCTGGACGCCGTCGGCAACACGACGAAGGCGCTGACGAAGGGCTACGCGATCGGCTCCGCCGCGCTGGCGGCCTTCCTCCTCTTCTCGGCGTACCTGGACGAGGTGCGGCTGCTGACGGGGACCGAGCTGACGGTGAACATCTCGAAGCCGCAGGTGTTCGTCGCGGGCCTGCTGGGCGCGATGCTCGTCTTCTGGTTCTCGTCGCTGGCGATGACGGCCGTGCGCAAGGCCGCGCAGAGCGTGATCACCGAGGTGCGCCGCCAGTTCCGCGAGATGCCGGGGATCATGAAGGGCACCCAGCAGCCGGACTACGGCCGCTGCGTCGACATCGTGACCGTCGGCGCGCTGAAGGCGATGGTGTTCCCGGGCGCGCTGGTCGTCTGCTTCCCGATCATCGTCGGCCTCGTGTTCAAGCAGTTCGGCATCGGCGCCGAGGCGGTCGCGGCGTTCCTGATGATCGCGACGATCGCGGGCATCCTGATGGCCGGCTTCCTGAACAACGGCGGCGGCGCGTGGGACAACGCCAAGAAGTACATCGAGACGGGCTCGTACGGCGGCAAGAAGTCGGACGCGCACAAGGCGGCCGTCGTCGGCGACACGGTCGGCGACCCGTTCAAGGACACGGCAGGCCCCTCGCTGCACGTGCTGGTGAAGCTCCTCAGCACGATCACGCTGGTCCTCGCCCCCCTCTTCATCTGA
- a CDS encoding amino acid permease, whose product MASLFARKPIGELQVDQESTGGLKRALGVGDLVMLSIGAVIGAGIFSTLGTAAAGEVNAAGQVVRYGAGPALVLSFLLLGAVCGLAALCYAELAAMIPQAGSAYAYSYATLGELLAWIIGWDLILEYAVGNVAVAIAWAGYFNSLISPWVQLPGWITHGYWNAKALAANGDAAMQQVIDTAPRLGGIPVLINLPAFLIVMAITWLLVIGVKESTRVNNAMVVVKLLVLALFIIVGAMHIDTANYTPFAPNGFRGIHQGAAIVFFAFIGFDAISTAAEETKNPQRNMPLGIMIGLGVCTVIYMIVGAVATGLIPYQQLKSSDPLAHAFEVAGLTQFSWIIAAGAVVSMAAVLLVFQYGQPRIFYAMARDGLLPPWAAKIHPKYRTPHITTILTGVLVAVGALLADDAATYDLTNIGTLSAFALVCVGVLVLRIKEPNRPRPFRVPFVWGVTLLGAGACVFVMWGLPVHAWERFGIWLLIGLAIYFVYGYRNSVLRRGGGPPSSGATPVPQAPLEGKQ is encoded by the coding sequence ATGGCCTCACTCTTCGCACGAAAGCCGATCGGCGAGCTGCAAGTCGATCAGGAGAGCACGGGCGGGCTGAAGCGGGCGCTCGGCGTCGGCGATCTCGTCATGCTCTCCATCGGCGCGGTCATCGGCGCCGGCATCTTCTCGACCCTCGGCACCGCGGCGGCGGGCGAGGTGAACGCGGCGGGCCAGGTGGTGCGCTACGGCGCCGGCCCCGCGCTCGTCCTCTCCTTCCTGCTCCTCGGCGCCGTGTGCGGGCTGGCCGCGCTCTGCTACGCGGAGCTGGCGGCGATGATCCCGCAGGCGGGCAGCGCCTACGCCTACTCGTACGCCACGCTCGGCGAGCTGCTGGCGTGGATCATCGGCTGGGACCTGATCCTCGAGTACGCGGTCGGCAACGTCGCGGTCGCGATCGCGTGGGCGGGCTACTTCAACTCGCTCATCTCGCCCTGGGTGCAGCTGCCGGGGTGGATCACGCACGGCTACTGGAACGCGAAGGCGCTGGCCGCCAACGGCGACGCGGCGATGCAGCAGGTGATCGACACCGCGCCGCGGCTCGGCGGGATCCCGGTGCTCATCAACCTGCCGGCGTTCCTGATCGTCATGGCGATCACCTGGCTGCTGGTGATCGGCGTGAAGGAGAGCACGCGCGTCAACAACGCGATGGTGGTCGTCAAGCTGCTGGTGCTGGCGCTCTTCATCATCGTCGGCGCGATGCACATCGACACGGCCAACTACACGCCGTTCGCGCCCAACGGCTTCCGCGGCATCCACCAGGGCGCGGCGATCGTCTTCTTCGCCTTCATCGGCTTCGACGCCATCTCCACGGCGGCCGAGGAGACCAAGAACCCGCAGCGCAACATGCCGCTCGGGATCATGATCGGCCTCGGCGTGTGCACGGTCATCTACATGATCGTCGGCGCCGTGGCGACGGGCCTCATCCCGTATCAGCAGCTGAAGTCGAGCGACCCCCTCGCGCACGCGTTCGAGGTCGCCGGGCTGACGCAGTTCTCGTGGATCATCGCCGCCGGCGCGGTGGTGTCGATGGCGGCGGTGCTGCTGGTCTTCCAGTACGGCCAGCCGCGCATCTTCTACGCGATGGCGCGCGACGGCCTGCTGCCGCCGTGGGCCGCGAAGATCCACCCGAAGTACCGCACGCCGCACATCACGACGATCCTGACCGGCGTGCTGGTGGCCGTCGGCGCGCTCCTGGCCGACGACGCGGCGACCTACGACCTGACGAACATCGGGACGCTGTCGGCGTTCGCGTTGGTGTGCGTGGGCGTGCTGGTGCTCCGGATCAAGGAGCCCAACCGTCCGCGCCCCTTCCGCGTACCCTTCGTGTGGGGCGTGACGCTGCTCGGCGCCGGCGCCTGCGTGTTCGTGATGTGGGGCCTCCCGGTGCACGCGTGGGAGCGGTTCGGGATCTGGCTCCTCATCGGTCTGGCCATTTACTTCGTCTACGGCTACCGCAACTCGGTCCTGCGCCGGGGCGGTGGGCCGCCCTCGTCCGGCGCCACGCCGGTGCCGCAAGCGCCCCTGGAAGGGAAGCAATGA